One window from the genome of Anaerolineales bacterium encodes:
- a CDS encoding PKD domain-containing protein, which produces MTRARLFTYIALATLLVPTAAAGAQINSPLVVGTTVSCSSAEFVVDSPGDSPAYELTWNLGDDVLLVEEGISEFPHVLVHDYLAAGEYVWSVSVTDGAASEQTGGVVSIEGPSVNLTSEPFPPLLNAESDGLVTFLAEVEGGETPYSYAWDLNGDGVLDEPGDPDTPGAASYVYSEPGKVVVRVQVTDACGLSASATLPVLLNDPEEDEDGEGSCHPAAQKIADGINVLFPDQAETLYTCEEIYDIFVGGLTGSQLGFGILNHAIKLAESIEGLTWEEIRDWHLEGTGWGMLAQLDRYADVVDGIGIGDLLELVKSGDYEYADIRAALRYAVRFDTDFEDVLARLDAGASPGEIGQLYRTAQELGVDLSVLDAYLAEGVSLSDVRHAAKSADQLRVDWETLLDAYNAGNGWGDIKQAYKLANENMSADEILAMGIKEYRKQAREQDRTPRQDEKDQRTAAQIASKFGIGEDAVWALYKGTCNSDWGCVRKYYQKNK; this is translated from the coding sequence ATAAATTCCCCACTGGTTGTGGGTACGACGGTGAGTTGTTCGAGCGCCGAGTTTGTAGTGGACTCGCCCGGAGATTCACCCGCATACGAGTTGACCTGGAACCTCGGAGACGACGTCTTGCTTGTAGAAGAAGGGATCAGCGAGTTCCCTCACGTCCTCGTTCACGATTACCTGGCGGCTGGCGAGTACGTCTGGTCCGTCAGCGTGACGGACGGCGCGGCGAGTGAACAGACGGGCGGCGTCGTCTCGATTGAAGGACCCTCTGTGAACTTGACGAGCGAACCCTTCCCGCCACTGCTCAACGCGGAGAGCGATGGATTGGTCACCTTCCTGGCGGAGGTTGAGGGCGGTGAGACTCCGTATTCCTATGCATGGGATTTGAACGGAGACGGCGTTCTCGATGAGCCTGGTGACCCGGATACGCCCGGCGCTGCCAGCTACGTTTATTCCGAACCCGGCAAGGTCGTGGTGCGAGTCCAGGTGACCGATGCCTGCGGCCTCTCGGCCTCGGCCACATTACCCGTTCTACTCAACGATCCGGAAGAAGACGAGGATGGCGAGGGTAGCTGTCACCCGGCAGCCCAGAAAATCGCCGACGGCATCAACGTGCTTTTTCCGGACCAAGCCGAGACGCTGTATACGTGCGAAGAGATCTACGATATTTTCGTCGGCGGCCTCACGGGATCGCAATTGGGTTTCGGCATCCTCAACCATGCCATCAAGCTGGCAGAGTCAATCGAAGGTTTGACCTGGGAGGAGATTCGCGATTGGCATCTGGAGGGTACAGGTTGGGGAATGCTGGCTCAACTCGACCGTTATGCAGATGTGGTAGACGGGATCGGCATCGGTGATCTGCTGGAACTCGTCAAGAGCGGAGATTATGAATACGCGGATATCCGTGCTGCGTTACGCTATGCGGTTCGCTTCGATACGGATTTTGAAGACGTGCTGGCACGTCTGGATGCCGGCGCCAGTCCCGGGGAGATCGGACAACTATACCGCACGGCGCAGGAATTAGGCGTCGATCTGTCGGTCCTCGATGCCTATCTCGCTGAGGGCGTTAGTCTGAGCGACGTGCGCCATGCGGCAAAATCCGCCGATCAGCTGCGTGTCGATTGGGAAACGCTGCTAGATGCGTACAACGCCGGAAATGGCTGGGGTGATATCAAACAGGCGTATAAGTTGGCCAACGAGAACATGAGCGCCGATGAGATTCTGGCCATGGGCATCAAGGAGTATCGCAAACAAGCCCGTGAACAGGATCGAACCCCACGCCAGGATGAAAAGGACCAGCGGACGGCGGCACAGATTGCGAGTAAATTTGGTATCGGTGAAGATGCGGTTTGGGCCTTGTATAAAGGAACCTGCAATTCCGACTGGGGATGCGTGCGTAAATATTATCAGAAGAACAAGTGA
- the metK gene encoding methionine adenosyltransferase — protein MTTTFMTSPKHFITSESVTEGHPDKICDQISDAVLDAIIAQDPSARVACECAVTTGLIFVTGEITTNTYVEIAEIARQTVLDIGYDRAKYGFDGETCGVIVSIKEQSPDIALGVDKSLESKKGEMKAQDDLETLGAGDQGMMIGFACTETPEYMPLPISLAHKLCKRLSVVRKEGILPYLRPDGKSQVTVEYCKGVPARLDTVLISSQHHADITSEQIFDDIVANVVNPIVPAELLDDKTRLLVNPTGRFVTGGPKGDSGLTGRKIIVDTYGGVARHGGGAFSGKDPTKVDRSATYMVRYVAKNLVAAGVAERMEVQVSYAIGVAHPTSISVETFGTGKIPDEKIIQLIRDNFDMRPGAIIRHLDLRRPIYLATAAYGHFGRDDIDAPWERLDMVDKLKKQADLE, from the coding sequence ATGACAACAACCTTCATGACCTCCCCAAAGCACTTCATCACCTCCGAGTCCGTGACGGAGGGTCACCCGGATAAAATCTGTGACCAAATCTCCGACGCGGTTCTGGATGCGATTATTGCCCAGGATCCTTCCGCCAGGGTGGCCTGTGAATGCGCCGTGACGACGGGTCTCATCTTCGTCACCGGCGAAATTACGACGAACACCTACGTCGAGATCGCCGAAATCGCCCGGCAAACCGTGCTCGATATCGGCTACGACCGCGCCAAGTATGGTTTTGACGGAGAGACATGCGGCGTGATCGTCTCGATCAAAGAACAAAGCCCGGACATCGCCCTCGGCGTCGACAAGTCACTCGAATCCAAGAAGGGCGAAATGAAAGCCCAGGACGATCTCGAGACTCTCGGCGCCGGAGATCAGGGCATGATGATCGGATTCGCCTGTACGGAGACGCCGGAATACATGCCCCTACCGATCTCCCTGGCGCATAAGCTATGCAAACGCCTATCCGTGGTTCGCAAGGAAGGCATCCTGCCGTACTTGCGGCCGGACGGCAAAAGCCAGGTGACCGTGGAATATTGCAAAGGCGTACCGGCGCGCCTGGACACAGTGCTCATCTCATCCCAGCATCACGCGGACATCACCAGCGAACAAATCTTCGACGACATCGTCGCCAACGTAGTGAATCCCATCGTCCCTGCCGAACTGCTCGATGATAAGACCCGTCTGCTCGTCAACCCCACCGGGCGGTTCGTGACGGGTGGGCCAAAGGGTGACTCCGGGCTTACCGGCCGGAAAATCATCGTCGACACCTACGGTGGAGTCGCCCGGCACGGTGGCGGCGCATTCTCCGGTAAAGACCCCACGAAGGTCGACCGCTCGGCGACGTACATGGTGCGCTACGTTGCCAAGAATTTAGTCGCCGCGGGCGTGGCCGAACGTATGGAAGTGCAGGTCAGCTACGCCATCGGCGTTGCCCATCCCACCAGCATCTCCGTGGAAACTTTCGGCACCGGCAAGATTCCGGACGAGAAAATCATCCAGCTCATTCGCGACAACTTCGACATGCGCCCCGGCGCGATCATCCGCCACCTGGACCTTCGACGCCCGATTTACCTGGCGACGGCCGCCTACGGGCACTTCGGTCGGGATGACATCGATGCGCCATGGGAACGCCTGGACATGGTCGACAAGCTCAAAAAACAAGCCGACCTGGAATAA
- a CDS encoding DUF2723 domain-containing protein, with translation MTEILNRLKRTDLFLSLALAILAFLAYLATLTPGLSYQSPDGNELATIPYVLGLAHPPGYPLYTWLGKIFTWLPFGDVAYRMNLMSAICAACAVAGLYLIVCMLLQPGVASPATRRAGAAFAALILAFSPTFWSQAVIAEVYAANAAMIVISLLLLLRWERMRRDRDFFLFALVYGLSLGTHISNLGFAPGIALYVLLTERSALKRPSWWVAAAAGFSLGAAQYLWLPLRAAALSEQGLLRNAPLSLKEFYDYTLGAFPQLKFAFEPSELPDRVVVYIYLLWNQFGLFGVLLGVTGLFTLLYRRTRHYYLLMGMYLVHTWFFIQYRAFDLEVFFIPVHILWAIFIAFGMVEVMRIIENWLRRFSARQVAKAAGWALACVVVATGFYPLTENFSSSDRSDDVNTNDFYANVWEYLPENSTLLSQGGVMGYDAFYWRLVYDTRPDVVLPALPTHTPSLADVQTGELFSTTPLNGINQSRNPGALPKDVLPTDLWQTPLLVGNVVVTRTRNRLVLYRLSREAPNLVVEAAQPNLEIHAEFGNLTLLGADIPAEPLESGARLHLALYWTLQSLEPVTLTTYLDQQPLETHDLGFGNLPRYTAEIRPLTDGVIVEDYWLVVPSTVQPGSHTLNIQIQGSTVSLEIGSVEVMNEEETMERWLRIAN, from the coding sequence ATGACTGAGATACTGAATCGCCTCAAACGCACAGATCTTTTCTTGAGCCTGGCCCTGGCAATTTTGGCCTTTCTCGCCTACCTTGCGACACTGACTCCCGGCCTTTCCTATCAGAGCCCGGACGGCAACGAACTTGCCACCATCCCCTACGTCCTCGGCCTGGCACATCCGCCCGGTTATCCACTCTATACCTGGCTGGGAAAAATCTTCACCTGGCTGCCTTTCGGTGACGTCGCTTATCGCATGAATCTGATGAGCGCCATTTGTGCCGCATGCGCCGTGGCTGGCCTGTATCTGATCGTTTGCATGCTTCTACAACCTGGCGTGGCGTCTCCGGCCACACGCCGTGCGGGCGCAGCCTTCGCTGCTTTGATTCTGGCCTTCTCCCCGACCTTCTGGTCACAAGCGGTGATTGCCGAGGTCTACGCAGCGAACGCCGCCATGATCGTCATCAGTTTGCTCCTGCTGCTCCGCTGGGAGAGGATGCGCCGTGATCGTGATTTCTTCCTCTTCGCTTTGGTCTACGGACTTTCGCTGGGCACGCACATTTCCAATCTGGGCTTTGCGCCTGGAATTGCGCTGTACGTACTGCTGACCGAGCGCTCCGCATTGAAACGACCTTCCTGGTGGGTCGCTGCTGCGGCTGGATTCTCGCTGGGTGCAGCACAGTACTTGTGGCTTCCGCTGCGCGCCGCGGCGCTCAGCGAGCAGGGGCTGCTGCGCAATGCACCGTTATCGCTCAAAGAATTCTATGACTACACCCTCGGCGCCTTTCCGCAATTGAAGTTCGCATTCGAACCGTCTGAACTGCCCGATCGCGTCGTCGTGTACATCTACCTGTTGTGGAACCAATTCGGCTTGTTCGGCGTACTGCTCGGTGTAACCGGACTTTTTACGCTGCTCTACCGGAGAACCCGTCACTACTACCTGTTGATGGGTATGTACCTGGTCCACACCTGGTTTTTCATCCAGTATCGCGCTTTCGACCTGGAAGTGTTCTTCATCCCGGTTCACATCCTCTGGGCGATTTTCATCGCCTTCGGAATGGTCGAAGTGATGCGCATCATCGAAAACTGGCTGCGCCGCTTCAGTGCGAGGCAGGTTGCCAAAGCCGCGGGTTGGGCGTTGGCCTGCGTCGTCGTCGCCACGGGTTTCTATCCGTTGACGGAAAACTTTTCCTCCAGCGATCGATCGGACGATGTCAATACGAACGATTTTTATGCCAACGTGTGGGAGTACCTGCCTGAAAACAGCACCTTGTTATCTCAGGGCGGCGTCATGGGGTACGATGCCTTTTACTGGAGGCTGGTGTACGACACACGCCCCGACGTCGTCCTGCCGGCCCTGCCGACACACACGCCGTCACTGGCCGACGTACAAACCGGAGAACTTTTCAGCACCACTCCCCTGAACGGGATCAATCAAAGCCGAAATCCCGGCGCGTTACCGAAAGACGTCCTCCCCACCGACCTCTGGCAAACACCGCTGCTCGTTGGAAACGTGGTTGTGACACGCACACGCAACCGATTAGTGCTCTACCGGCTCAGCCGTGAGGCGCCAAATCTCGTGGTGGAAGCCGCACAACCGAATCTCGAAATCCATGCCGAATTTGGAAACCTGACCCTTCTCGGCGCCGACATCCCCGCGGAACCGTTGGAAAGCGGCGCACGCCTGCACCTGGCTCTCTACTGGACCCTTCAAAGTCTGGAACCGGTCACCCTGACAACCTATCTGGATCAGCAGCCCCTCGAGACCCACGACCTCGGCTTTGGTAATCTACCGCGCTACACAGCGGAAATCAGGCCCCTCACCGACGGCGTGATCGTCGAAGATTATTGGCTGGTCGTCCCCTCGACCGTTCAACCCGGTTCGCATACATTGAACATCCAGATTCAGGGATCCACAGTCTCGCTCGAGATCGGAAGTGTCGAAGTAATGAATGAAGAGGAGACAATGGAACGATGGTTAAGAATCGCAAACTGA
- a CDS encoding HAD family hydrolase, translating to MDPRSAPVKQLEEIRGSIELLFFDLDGTLRLNEPDATGYFYDQVEKFGIHSTPERRREAERWTHVYWASSSELLQDLATFGNWNNNGAFWQNHARRHLKVLGASDAEAARLAPIITESMLAEYNPVDFVLDDVRSTLRELKTSGRTLAVVSNRAEALGPILDELGLGNYFEFSLAAGEVDYWKPDPRLLLHAASIAAARPEQIVYVGDNDSADVVCARQAGMTPILYDPKGIFPDADCVIISQMRELLNLLDDRR from the coding sequence GTGGATCCACGGAGTGCACCCGTAAAGCAGTTGGAGGAAATAAGAGGATCGATAGAATTGCTGTTCTTCGATCTGGATGGCACCCTGCGGCTCAACGAACCAGACGCAACCGGGTATTTCTACGATCAAGTGGAGAAGTTTGGGATCCATTCCACACCGGAGCGGCGGCGCGAGGCGGAACGCTGGACTCACGTTTATTGGGCCTCGTCTTCCGAATTGCTGCAAGATTTGGCGACGTTCGGCAATTGGAACAACAACGGTGCATTTTGGCAGAATCACGCTCGCCGCCATTTGAAAGTCCTGGGCGCTTCGGATGCGGAAGCTGCACGTTTGGCACCGATCATCACAGAGTCGATGTTGGCGGAATACAACCCCGTGGATTTCGTTCTCGATGACGTCCGATCCACGCTCCGGGAACTGAAAACGAGCGGGCGAACGCTGGCGGTGGTCTCCAACCGCGCCGAAGCCCTGGGGCCGATACTCGACGAACTGGGCTTGGGGAACTACTTTGAATTTTCACTTGCAGCAGGTGAGGTGGATTATTGGAAGCCCGATCCGCGCCTGCTGCTGCACGCAGCTTCGATCGCCGCTGCTCGACCTGAGCAGATCGTCTACGTGGGCGACAACGACTCCGCCGACGTCGTTTGCGCGCGCCAGGCTGGAATGACGCCGATTCTTTACGACCCGAAGGGCATTTTCCCTGATGCCGATTGTGTGATCATCTCGCAGATGCGTGAACTGCTTAACTTACTCGATGATCGGCGGTGA